A stretch of Bradyrhizobium sp. CCBAU 53338 DNA encodes these proteins:
- a CDS encoding DUF882 domain-containing protein, with translation MLAGFARQFTAVSLSHAGVKVGSRIGLASLVLLAAAGSVHNAAALNETKTLSFHHTHSGEDLTVTFKRDGRYDEAALKTLNHFLRDWRTQDETVMDRHLFDILWEVYRDVDAKQPIQIISSYRSPATNAMLRRRSAHTGVARFSQHMLGHAMDFYIPGVPLEQIRFAGLRLQRGGVGFYPTSGSPFVHLDTGNVRHWPRMTHDQLVRVFPDGRTVHIPSDGVPLKGYELAKAEIERRGDNDGAGAGKPSFFAALFKGKSAPAASSDEDDEGAPAPTAKPVPPTVVAAAKPAEAKPADPVPTPRAKPSVAAAIQLASADAQLVAPPRPKPAPVADKPASGKLETPADIINARGFWDDIQSAPRQATPAQVAALRARQALAAATDPQATASISNATLQALAYAPAASPVDRANVVAASAPIPRGLRPVSAARNSAPANEINTVVGKSTDGMIATATRLSAAKGDSIWLKIVMLSPSASRAMSVTLMGELDMVEMRGYFVKPHAVVAMGFTDDPMQGLSCDSFSGSATARIETTSFVMRTAALR, from the coding sequence GTGCTGGCTGGTTTCGCACGCCAATTTACTGCGGTGTCGTTGTCCCATGCGGGCGTGAAGGTCGGATCTCGGATCGGCCTCGCCTCGCTGGTGCTGCTTGCGGCTGCCGGTTCGGTTCATAACGCCGCGGCGCTGAACGAAACCAAGACGCTCTCCTTCCATCACACCCATTCCGGCGAAGACCTCACCGTCACCTTCAAGCGCGACGGCCGCTACGACGAAGCCGCGCTGAAGACGCTCAATCATTTCCTGCGCGACTGGCGCACCCAGGACGAGACGGTGATGGACCGTCACCTGTTCGACATCCTCTGGGAAGTCTATCGCGACGTCGACGCCAAGCAGCCGATCCAGATCATCTCCTCCTATCGCTCCCCCGCCACCAACGCCATGCTCCGCCGCCGCTCCGCCCATACGGGGGTGGCGCGCTTCAGCCAGCACATGCTGGGCCATGCGATGGACTTCTACATTCCCGGCGTGCCGCTGGAGCAGATCCGCTTCGCGGGCCTGCGCCTGCAGCGTGGCGGCGTTGGCTTCTACCCGACCTCCGGCTCGCCCTTCGTGCATCTCGACACCGGCAACGTCCGGCATTGGCCGCGGATGACGCATGACCAGCTCGTCCGCGTCTTCCCGGACGGGCGCACGGTCCATATCCCGAGCGATGGCGTACCGCTGAAGGGCTATGAACTCGCCAAGGCCGAGATCGAGCGTCGAGGTGACAACGACGGCGCGGGCGCCGGCAAGCCAAGCTTCTTCGCTGCCCTGTTCAAGGGCAAGTCTGCTCCGGCCGCCAGCAGCGACGAGGATGACGAGGGCGCTCCTGCCCCGACCGCCAAGCCCGTTCCGCCGACCGTGGTCGCCGCAGCCAAGCCTGCCGAAGCAAAGCCTGCCGATCCGGTTCCGACGCCCCGCGCCAAGCCGTCCGTCGCCGCCGCGATCCAGCTCGCCTCGGCCGACGCGCAGCTCGTTGCGCCGCCCAGGCCGAAGCCCGCACCCGTGGCTGACAAGCCGGCGTCCGGCAAGCTCGAGACGCCGGCCGACATCATCAATGCCCGCGGCTTCTGGGATGATATCCAGTCTGCGCCGCGGCAGGCGACGCCGGCCCAGGTGGCTGCGCTAAGGGCTCGCCAGGCTCTTGCCGCCGCCACCGATCCGCAAGCCACAGCAAGCATCTCCAACGCGACCCTTCAGGCGCTGGCTTACGCGCCGGCCGCTTCTCCGGTCGACCGCGCCAACGTCGTCGCCGCCTCCGCGCCGATCCCGCGCGGCCTGCGTCCGGTGTCCGCGGCCCGCAATTCCGCGCCGGCCAACGAGATCAACACCGTCGTCGGCAAGAGCACCGATGGCATGATCGCCACCGCGACCCGGCTATCCGCCGCCAAGGGCGACAGCATCTGGCTCAAGATCGTGATGCTGTCCCCGAGCGCCAGCCGTGCGATGTCGGTGACGCTGATGGGCGAGCTCGATATGGTCGAGATGCGCGGCTATTTCGTCAAGCCGCACGCCGTGGTCGCAATGGGCTTCACCGACGATCCGATGCAAGGCCTGTCCTGCGACAGTTTTTCGGGCAGCGCGACCGCAAGGATCGAGACGACGTCGTTCGTGATGCGCACCGCCGCGCTACGCTGA
- a CDS encoding murein L,D-transpeptidase, with protein MRDCLNHRAGFDRVLATVAATFLTVSAGSALAQDQARSSAAELAIEAAIPRPEPANVPPPTASDIKLDTTATVQDAPKETAKEPVKAEAAPAPAADKVATKPSDVATTPAADAPKSETATTEPAKSEPAKSEAAKSESAKSEPAKSEPAKADTAAAPAAAPAAPAAAAATPATEPVKAASNVPAADQPVADKIKDILGTKTSRHFDRKNERAAAEKFYGARDFAPVWTQAGSLTAAAKGVIARLKDAASDGLNPADYPVPDFAAATTPDALADAELKLTASMFDYARQAQSGRMHWSQVSADILYPEHPIDPNEVLTKVTTAADASAALDSYNPPQKLYKELKAQLAKLRGQGDGPVIEITDGPALKYTPAKGKKQAEIVVQDPRVPQLRAKLGITNNASDDHYDATVAEAVRKFQDGADMKATGILDEKTVKALNSPKRDKQIDTVLVNMERWRWLPRDLGAPSLGDAYVILNIPDYTLKVMQRGQQVWTTRVVTGKPGQHATPLLTETMKYITVNPTWNVPPSIVYGEYLPALQQDPTVLQRMGLKLEQNRDGSVHISQPPGEANALGRIRFNFPNKFLVYQHDTPDKYLFAKDERAFSHGCMRVQYPDQYASVLLNIALPNDHYTPERVRSMYGSSEVDLKFPTPIPVNITYQTAFVDDGGKLQFRKDVYGRDATMINMLKNSRGKDLETVIAHSQPSYSRPATTLPSGVALANNGASSSGLNFFERLFGGGAPAQPPAPVGRRPQQRVFTR; from the coding sequence ATGCGTGACTGTTTGAACCACCGTGCAGGCTTCGACCGCGTTCTGGCGACGGTCGCGGCGACCTTCCTCACGGTATCGGCCGGCTCGGCGCTGGCACAGGATCAGGCGCGCAGTAGCGCCGCGGAACTCGCGATCGAAGCCGCGATCCCGCGCCCCGAGCCTGCAAACGTCCCGCCCCCGACCGCCTCCGACATCAAGCTCGACACCACCGCCACCGTCCAGGACGCGCCGAAGGAAACTGCGAAGGAGCCCGTCAAGGCTGAGGCGGCTCCGGCGCCGGCTGCCGACAAGGTCGCGACCAAGCCCTCTGATGTCGCCACGACGCCCGCAGCCGACGCGCCTAAGAGCGAGACGGCGACCACCGAACCCGCGAAGAGCGAGCCCGCCAAATCTGAAGCTGCCAAATCTGAATCTGCGAAGTCTGAGCCGGCGAAATCCGAACCTGCCAAGGCCGACACCGCAGCCGCGCCGGCTGCCGCTCCAGCAGCCCCTGCGGCGGCAGCAGCGACTCCGGCCACTGAGCCGGTGAAGGCTGCGAGCAACGTCCCCGCCGCCGACCAGCCGGTCGCCGACAAGATCAAGGACATCCTCGGCACCAAGACCTCGCGTCACTTCGACCGCAAGAATGAGCGCGCCGCCGCCGAGAAATTCTACGGCGCCCGTGACTTCGCGCCGGTCTGGACGCAAGCCGGCAGCCTGACCGCAGCAGCCAAGGGCGTGATTGCCCGGCTGAAGGATGCGGCCTCAGACGGTCTCAACCCTGCAGATTATCCGGTGCCCGACTTCGCCGCCGCCACCACGCCAGACGCGCTTGCCGACGCCGAGCTGAAGCTCACCGCCAGCATGTTCGACTATGCGCGCCAGGCGCAGAGCGGCCGCATGCACTGGTCCCAGGTCAGCGCCGACATCCTCTATCCCGAGCATCCGATCGATCCGAACGAAGTGCTCACCAAGGTCACGACGGCGGCTGATGCTTCCGCTGCACTGGACAGCTACAACCCGCCGCAGAAGCTCTACAAGGAGCTGAAGGCGCAGCTTGCGAAGCTTCGCGGCCAGGGCGACGGCCCGGTGATCGAGATCACCGACGGCCCCGCGCTGAAATACACGCCGGCCAAGGGCAAGAAGCAGGCTGAGATCGTCGTGCAGGATCCGCGCGTGCCGCAGCTCCGCGCCAAGCTCGGCATCACCAACAACGCCAGCGACGACCATTACGACGCAACGGTCGCCGAGGCCGTGCGCAAATTCCAGGACGGCGCCGACATGAAGGCGACCGGCATCCTCGACGAGAAGACGGTCAAGGCACTGAACAGCCCGAAGCGCGACAAGCAGATCGACACCGTGCTGGTGAACATGGAGCGCTGGCGCTGGCTGCCGCGCGACCTCGGCGCCCCCTCGCTCGGCGATGCCTACGTCATCCTCAACATTCCCGACTACACGCTGAAGGTGATGCAGCGCGGCCAGCAGGTCTGGACCACCCGCGTCGTCACCGGCAAACCGGGCCAGCACGCGACGCCGCTCCTGACCGAGACGATGAAGTACATCACCGTCAACCCGACCTGGAACGTGCCGCCGTCGATCGTCTATGGCGAATATCTGCCGGCGTTGCAGCAGGACCCGACCGTGCTTCAGCGCATGGGTCTGAAGCTCGAGCAGAACCGCGACGGCTCGGTGCATATTTCGCAGCCGCCCGGCGAGGCCAACGCACTCGGCCGCATCCGCTTCAACTTCCCGAACAAGTTCCTCGTCTATCAGCACGACACGCCGGACAAGTACCTGTTCGCCAAGGACGAGCGCGCCTTCAGCCACGGCTGCATGCGCGTGCAATATCCGGATCAGTACGCCTCGGTGCTGCTCAACATCGCCCTGCCGAACGACCACTACACGCCGGAGCGCGTTCGCAGCATGTACGGTTCGAGCGAAGTTGATCTGAAGTTCCCGACGCCGATCCCGGTCAACATCACCTATCAAACCGCATTCGTGGATGACGGCGGCAAGCTGCAATTCCGCAAGGACGTCTATGGTCGCGATGCGACCATGATCAACATGCTCAAGAACAGCCGCGGCAAGGATCTCGAGACCGTCATCGCGCACTCGCAGCCGAGCTATTCGCGCCCGGCGACGACGCTGCCCTCGGGCGTTGCGCTGGCCAACAATGGCGCCAGCTCGTCCGGCCTGAACTTCTTCGAGCGGCTGTTCGGCGGTGGGGCCCCGGCCCAGCCGCCGGCTCCGGTCGGCCGCCGGCCGCAGCAGCGGGTGTTCACCCGCTAA
- a CDS encoding sigma-54 dependent transcriptional regulator, translating into MAASILIADDDAVARRLVENMVQKCGYETVVVESGDAAIAALTGPDAPAIDAVILDLVMPGLDGMGVLAKIREAGLSVPVIVQTAHGGIDNVISAMRAGAADFVVKPVGLERLQVSLRNALNASALKGELQRIRHSREGRLTFSDIITRAEAMAGVMRAAQKAANSSIPVLIEGESGVGKEMFARAIHGSGERKAKPFVAVNCGAIPDNLVESILFGHEKGAFTGATERHTGKFLEAHGGTLFLDEVSELPLTAQVKLLRALQEGAVEAVGGRKPVKVDVRIISATNRKLLERVKQGHFREDLFYRLHVLPLTIPSLKARREDIPHLLRHFLARFAAEENRTISGVSGEAVAHLAQLDWPGNIRQLENAVYRAVVMSEGEQLGLDDFPLLASHPHSTTEIPTAPLMIEPIAAPSVVSGSEIPIAPLPLAGSLSMLTATGDVRPLEDMESEIIRFAISHYRGQMSEVARRLKIGRSTLYRKLDEAGVPEHGGKSGEETH; encoded by the coding sequence ATGGCTGCCAGTATTTTGATCGCAGACGACGACGCCGTAGCCCGCCGACTGGTCGAGAACATGGTGCAGAAATGCGGCTACGAGACGGTCGTCGTCGAGTCCGGCGACGCCGCGATTGCTGCCCTCACCGGCCCGGACGCACCCGCGATCGACGCGGTGATCCTCGATCTCGTCATGCCGGGCCTCGACGGCATGGGCGTGCTGGCGAAAATCCGCGAAGCGGGCCTCAGCGTTCCCGTCATCGTGCAGACTGCCCATGGCGGTATCGACAACGTGATCTCGGCGATGCGTGCAGGTGCGGCCGACTTCGTGGTCAAGCCGGTCGGGCTGGAGCGGCTCCAGGTTTCTCTGCGCAACGCGCTCAATGCTTCCGCACTCAAAGGTGAATTGCAGCGCATTCGTCACAGCCGCGAGGGCCGGCTGACCTTCTCCGACATCATCACGCGCGCCGAGGCGATGGCGGGCGTGATGCGCGCGGCGCAGAAGGCGGCGAACTCCTCGATCCCCGTGCTGATCGAAGGCGAGTCCGGCGTCGGCAAGGAGATGTTCGCGCGCGCCATCCACGGCAGCGGCGAGCGCAAGGCAAAGCCCTTCGTCGCGGTCAATTGCGGCGCGATCCCAGACAATCTCGTCGAATCCATCTTGTTCGGCCACGAGAAGGGCGCCTTCACCGGCGCAACCGAACGGCACACCGGCAAATTCCTCGAGGCTCATGGCGGCACGCTGTTCCTGGACGAGGTCAGCGAGCTGCCGCTGACCGCGCAGGTCAAGTTGCTGCGCGCGCTCCAGGAAGGCGCCGTCGAGGCCGTCGGCGGCCGCAAGCCCGTGAAGGTCGACGTCCGCATCATCTCTGCGACCAATCGCAAGCTGCTGGAACGGGTGAAGCAGGGCCATTTCCGCGAAGATTTGTTCTACCGGCTGCACGTGCTGCCGCTGACGATCCCCTCACTCAAGGCACGGCGCGAGGACATTCCGCATCTCCTCAGGCATTTCCTGGCGCGCTTTGCCGCCGAGGAGAACCGCACGATCTCCGGCGTCAGTGGCGAGGCCGTGGCACATCTCGCCCAGCTCGACTGGCCCGGCAACATCCGCCAGCTCGAAAACGCGGTTTACCGCGCGGTGGTGATGAGCGAGGGCGAGCAACTCGGTCTCGACGACTTCCCGCTTCTGGCCTCGCATCCGCACTCCACGACGGAGATTCCAACCGCGCCTCTGATGATCGAGCCGATCGCAGCGCCATCGGTGGTATCGGGTAGCGAAATACCCATCGCGCCGCTGCCGCTGGCAGGGTCCCTTTCGATGCTGACCGCCACCGGCGATGTCCGCCCGCTCGAGGACATGGAGAGCGAGATCATCCGCTTCGCGATCTCGCACTACCGCGGACAGATGTCCGAGGTGGCGCGCCGACTCAAGATCGGCAGGTCCACGCTCTATCGCAAACTCGACGAAGCCGGAGTTCCCGAACATGGCGGGAAAAGCGGCGAGGAGACGCACTGA
- a CDS encoding M3 family oligoendopeptidase: MTSRSKAAVRKPATKTSAAKKSAAKTSVAKAKPSAKPASKTGKLPEWNLADLYSGIDAPEVVRDLEKMDADCVAFETDYKGKLATGTAKEDGGKWLAGAVRRYEAIDDLAGRLGSYAGLVHAGDSVDPEISKFYGDVSERLTAASTHLLFFALELNRVDDDILNRAMQSPELAHYRPWIEDLRKEKPYQLDDKLEQLFLEKAQTGYSAFNRLFDQTISGLRFKVGSKELAIEPTLNFLQDRDGAKRKAAAEALAKTFKANERTFALITNTLAKDKDISDRWRGFKDVADSRHLNNRVEREVVDALVASVRAAYPRLSHRYYALKAKWFGKKKLAYWDRNAPLPFAATDVIGWPDARNMVLTAYRGFSPEMADIAERFFTDRWIDAPVRPGKAPGAFSHPTTPSAHPYVLMNYQGKPRDVMTLAHELGHGVHQVLAAKNGALMAPTPLTLAETASVFGEMLTFRRLLAQTKSPKQRQALLAGKVEDMINTVVRQIAFYSFERAVHTERKNGELTATRLGELWLSVQGESLGPAIEIKAGYENYWMYIPHFIHSPFYVYAYAFGDCLVNSLYAVYENAAKGFAERYLDMLAAGGTKHYSELLRPFGLDAKDPKFWDRGLSVIAGMIDELEAMS; this comes from the coding sequence ATGACTTCGCGCTCCAAAGCCGCCGTCCGCAAACCAGCCACCAAGACATCCGCAGCCAAGAAATCCGCAGCCAAGACATCGGTAGCCAAGGCAAAACCCTCCGCAAAGCCTGCGAGCAAGACTGGCAAGCTTCCGGAGTGGAACCTCGCCGATCTCTATTCCGGGATCGATGCGCCGGAAGTGGTGCGCGATCTCGAGAAGATGGATGCCGATTGCGTCGCGTTCGAGACGGACTACAAGGGCAAGCTCGCAACAGGCACAGCAAAGGAAGATGGCGGAAAATGGCTCGCGGGAGCCGTGCGACGCTATGAGGCGATCGACGATCTCGCCGGCCGTCTCGGCTCCTATGCCGGTCTCGTCCACGCCGGCGACAGCGTGGACCCCGAGATTTCAAAGTTTTACGGCGACGTCTCCGAGCGGCTGACGGCGGCCTCGACCCATCTGCTGTTCTTCGCGCTCGAGCTCAACCGCGTCGATGACGATATTTTGAACCGCGCGATGCAATCGCCCGAGCTCGCGCATTATCGCCCGTGGATCGAGGACCTGCGCAAGGAGAAGCCGTATCAGCTCGACGACAAGCTCGAGCAGCTGTTCCTGGAGAAGGCGCAGACCGGTTATTCCGCCTTCAACCGGCTGTTCGACCAGACCATCTCCGGCCTGCGCTTCAAGGTCGGCTCGAAAGAACTGGCGATCGAGCCGACGCTGAACTTCCTGCAGGACCGCGACGGCGCCAAGCGCAAGGCTGCGGCGGAAGCGCTGGCGAAGACCTTCAAGGCCAATGAGCGCACCTTTGCGTTGATCACCAATACGCTCGCGAAGGACAAGGACATCTCCGACCGCTGGCGCGGCTTCAAGGATGTCGCGGATTCGCGTCATCTGAACAATCGCGTCGAACGCGAGGTGGTGGATGCGCTGGTCGCTTCCGTGCGTGCGGCCTATCCAAGACTGTCGCATCGCTATTACGCGCTGAAGGCGAAGTGGTTCGGCAAGAAGAAGCTGGCTTATTGGGACCGCAACGCGCCGTTGCCCTTCGCCGCGACCGACGTGATCGGCTGGCCCGATGCGCGGAACATGGTGCTGACGGCCTATCGCGGCTTCTCGCCCGAGATGGCTGACATCGCCGAGCGTTTCTTCACCGATCGCTGGATCGATGCACCGGTGCGTCCGGGCAAGGCGCCGGGCGCCTTCTCGCATCCGACCACGCCGTCGGCTCACCCTTACGTGCTCATGAACTACCAGGGCAAGCCGCGCGACGTGATGACGCTAGCCCATGAACTCGGCCACGGCGTGCACCAGGTGCTGGCGGCCAAGAACGGCGCGCTGATGGCGCCGACGCCGCTGACGCTGGCGGAGACCGCGAGCGTGTTCGGCGAGATGCTGACGTTCCGGAGGTTGCTGGCACAGACCAAGAGCCCGAAGCAGCGCCAGGCACTGCTCGCCGGCAAGGTCGAGGACATGATCAATACCGTGGTGCGGCAAATCGCGTTCTATTCCTTCGAGCGCGCCGTCCACACCGAGCGCAAGAACGGCGAACTGACCGCGACGCGGCTCGGCGAACTCTGGCTGTCGGTGCAGGGCGAGAGCCTGGGCCCGGCGATCGAGATCAAGGCGGGCTACGAGAACTACTGGATGTACATCCCGCACTTCATCCACTCGCCGTTCTACGTCTATGCTTACGCCTTCGGCGATTGCCTCGTGAACTCGCTCTATGCGGTCTACGAGAACGCGGCGAAGGGCTTTGCCGAGCGCTATCTCGACATGCTCGCCGCCGGCGGTACCAAGCACTATTCGGAGCTGCTGCGGCCGTTCGGGCTCGATGCCAAGGACCCGAAGTTCTGGGACCGCGGGCTGAGCGTCATCGCCGGCATGATCGACGAGCTTGAAGCGATGAGCTGA
- a CDS encoding aa3-type cytochrome c oxidase subunit IV, with translation MADHSEVAYSTADGNDYVAHEQTYEGFIKLVKYGTASVALIVILMAIFLT, from the coding sequence ATGGCAGATCATAGCGAAGTTGCGTACAGCACCGCAGATGGCAACGACTACGTTGCTCACGAGCAGACCTACGAGGGCTTCATCAAGCTGGTCAAGTACGGCACGGCGTCGGTTGCGCTGATCGTGATTCTGATGGCGATCTTCCTCACCTGA
- a CDS encoding Re/Si-specific NAD(P)(+) transhydrogenase subunit alpha gives MKIAVAKEIDPSEPRVAASPDTVKKFKALGAEIAVEPGAGIKSGLPDSEFTAVGATVSADALKDADIVIKVKRPEASELSQYKRGALVIAIMDPYGNEAALKAMADAGVSAFAMELMPRITRAQVMDVLSSQANLAGYRAVIEGAEAFGRAFPMMMTAAGTVPAAKVFVMGVGVAGLQAIATARRLGAVVTATDVRPATKEQVESLGAKFLAVEDEEFKNAQTAGGYAKEMSKEYQAKQAALTAEHIKKQDIVITTALIPGRPAPKLVSGEMVKSMKPGSVLVDLAVERGGNVEGARAGEVVETDGIKIVGYTNVAGRVAASASSLYARNLFSFIETMVDKKEKKLAVNWDDELVKATALTKDGAVIHPNFQPKA, from the coding sequence ATGAAGATCGCCGTTGCCAAGGAAATTGATCCGTCAGAGCCGCGTGTCGCGGCTTCGCCTGATACGGTGAAGAAGTTCAAGGCGCTGGGCGCCGAGATTGCCGTCGAGCCGGGCGCGGGCATCAAGTCGGGCCTCCCCGATTCCGAATTCACCGCGGTGGGCGCAACCGTCAGCGCCGATGCGCTGAAGGATGCCGACATCGTCATCAAGGTGAAGCGTCCCGAAGCCTCCGAGCTTTCGCAATACAAGCGCGGTGCGCTCGTCATCGCCATCATGGATCCCTACGGCAACGAGGCCGCGCTGAAGGCGATGGCCGATGCAGGCGTCTCCGCCTTCGCGATGGAATTGATGCCGCGCATCACCCGCGCACAGGTGATGGACGTGCTGTCCTCGCAGGCGAACCTCGCCGGCTACCGGGCCGTGATCGAGGGCGCCGAAGCCTTCGGCCGTGCCTTCCCGATGATGATGACCGCGGCCGGCACCGTGCCCGCCGCAAAGGTGTTCGTGATGGGCGTCGGCGTTGCCGGCCTCCAGGCGATCGCGACTGCGCGCCGTCTCGGCGCCGTCGTCACCGCGACCGACGTGCGCCCGGCCACGAAGGAGCAGGTGGAATCGCTCGGCGCAAAGTTCCTCGCCGTCGAGGACGAGGAATTCAAGAACGCGCAGACCGCCGGCGGCTACGCCAAGGAAATGTCCAAGGAGTACCAGGCCAAGCAGGCCGCGCTGACCGCCGAACACATCAAGAAGCAGGACATCGTCATCACCACTGCGCTGATCCCGGGCCGGCCCGCGCCGAAGCTCGTCTCCGGCGAGATGGTCAAGTCGATGAAGCCCGGTTCGGTGCTGGTCGATCTCGCCGTCGAGCGCGGCGGCAATGTCGAGGGCGCCAGGGCCGGTGAGGTCGTCGAGACAGATGGCATCAAGATCGTCGGCTATACCAACGTCGCCGGCCGCGTCGCGGCCTCCGCCTCCAGCCTCTACGCACGCAATCTGTTCTCCTTCATCGAGACCATGGTCGACAAGAAAGAGAAGAAGCTCGCCGTCAACTGGGACGACGAACTCGTCAAGGCCACCGCGCTGACCAAGGACGGCGCCGTGATCCACCCGAACTTCCAGCCGAAGGCGTAA
- a CDS encoding proton-translocating transhydrogenase family protein, with product MEHAAQVVDPFIFRLSIFVLAVFVGYFVVWSVTPALHTPLMSVTNAISSVIVVGALLAGGVANVSSGSGWARAFGFVALIFACINIFGGFLVTQRMLAMYKKKSK from the coding sequence ATGGAGCATGCTGCACAGGTCGTAGACCCCTTCATTTTCCGGCTGTCGATCTTCGTTCTCGCCGTCTTCGTCGGCTATTTCGTGGTGTGGTCGGTGACGCCGGCGCTGCATACGCCGCTGATGAGCGTCACCAATGCGATCTCGTCGGTGATCGTGGTCGGCGCGCTGCTCGCCGGCGGCGTCGCCAACGTCTCGAGCGGTTCGGGCTGGGCGCGCGCCTTCGGTTTCGTCGCGCTGATCTTTGCCTGCATCAACATCTTCGGCGGCTTCCTTGTCACCCAGCGCATGCTGGCGATGTACAAGAAGAAGTCGAAGTAA
- a CDS encoding NAD(P)(+) transhydrogenase (Re/Si-specific) subunit beta: MSANLSALLYLVAGVLFILSLRGLSSPASSRQGNLFGMIGMAIAVATTLANHPPADGLAWVLVIVGIAIGAAIGAVIARRVPMTSMPELVAAFHSLVGMAAVLVAAGAFYAPEAFDIGTPGNIHSQSLVEMSLGVAIGALTFTGSVIAFLKLSARMSGAPIILPLRHVINIGLAIALVVFIVGLVMSGSAFDFWMIVILALALGVLMIIPIGGADMPVVISMLNSYSGWAAAGIGFTLGNSALIITGALVGSSGAILSYIMCHAMNRSFISVILGGFGGETAAAGGGTGEQKPAKLGSADDAAFIMKNASKVIIVPGYGMAVAQAQHALREMADMLKKEGVEVKYAIHPVAGRMPGHMNVLLAEANVPYDEVFELEDINSEFAQADIAFVIGANDVTNPAAEEDKTSPIYGMPVLQVWKAGTVMFIKRSLASGYAGIDNPLFYRDNTMMLLGDAKKVTENIVKAM; encoded by the coding sequence ATGAGCGCTAACCTCTCTGCATTGTTGTATCTCGTGGCGGGGGTGCTGTTCATCCTGTCGCTGCGCGGACTTTCGAGCCCGGCGTCGTCGCGCCAGGGCAATCTGTTCGGCATGATCGGCATGGCGATCGCGGTCGCCACGACCCTGGCCAACCATCCGCCGGCCGACGGTCTCGCCTGGGTGCTGGTGATTGTCGGCATCGCCATCGGCGCTGCAATTGGCGCGGTCATCGCACGCCGCGTGCCGATGACGTCGATGCCGGAACTGGTCGCCGCCTTCCACTCCCTGGTCGGCATGGCCGCCGTGCTGGTCGCCGCCGGCGCGTTCTACGCGCCCGAGGCCTTCGATATCGGTACTCCCGGCAACATCCATTCGCAGAGCCTGGTCGAAATGTCGCTCGGCGTCGCCATCGGCGCGCTGACCTTCACCGGCTCGGTGATCGCGTTCCTGAAGCTGTCCGCACGCATGAGCGGCGCGCCGATCATCCTGCCGCTCCGCCACGTCATCAACATCGGTCTTGCGATCGCGCTCGTCGTCTTCATCGTCGGGCTGGTGATGTCCGGCAGCGCGTTCGACTTCTGGATGATCGTCATCCTGGCGCTGGCGCTCGGCGTGCTCATGATCATCCCGATCGGCGGCGCCGACATGCCGGTCGTGATCTCGATGCTGAACTCCTATTCCGGCTGGGCCGCGGCCGGCATCGGCTTCACGCTCGGCAATTCGGCGCTGATCATCACCGGCGCGCTGGTCGGCTCGTCCGGTGCGATCCTGTCCTACATCATGTGCCACGCGATGAACCGGTCCTTCATCTCGGTCATCCTCGGCGGCTTCGGCGGCGAGACGGCGGCGGCCGGCGGCGGCACCGGCGAGCAGAAGCCCGCCAAGCTCGGCTCGGCCGACGATGCGGCCTTCATCATGAAGAACGCCTCCAAGGTCATCATCGTGCCCGGCTACGGCATGGCGGTGGCGCAGGCCCAGCACGCGCTGCGCGAAATGGCCGACATGCTGAAGAAGGAAGGCGTCGAGGTGAAGTACGCCATTCACCCGGTCGCGGGCCGCATGCCCGGTCACATGAACGTGCTGCTGGCCGAAGCCAACGTGCCCTATGACGAGGTGTTCGAGCTCGAGGACATCAACTCCGAATTCGCGCAGGCCGACATCGCCTTCGTGATCGGCGCCAACGACGTCACCAACCCGGCGGCCGAAGAGGACAAGACCTCGCCGATCTACGGCATGCCCGTGCTCCAGGTCTGGAAGGCCGGCACCGTGATGTTCATCAAGCGGTCGCTGGCCTCCGGTTATGCCGGCATCGACAATCCGCTGTTCTACCGCGACAACACCATGATGCTGCTCGGCGACGCCAAGAAGGTCACCGAGAACATCGTCAAGGCGATGTAA